The genomic stretch CGTCATATCGCGAGTATCCAAGTGAGTTAACGTTGCCTAATCGcgttaattttctcttttctcgatcctgttgtaaaataaaaatactttgagTTTGGTATGGTTACCCTCTTTGGctgatttatacaatttatacaatGAGTTGGTATTGGTTACTCAATTGagagatttttcatttttctacaaaatttgttttgtgtTATgtgtaacattattataattattgagcattgtatatataaaataaatctgtgtATCTCTCTCACAGCatataattttggaaatagtaatattttttttttttaatttgactaTCGCATGTGTGAATATGTAGtaaatgagattttatttaaatacaattaggtctataatatttttttcgtttccttattgtgtatatttgttatatagttatatatttttattatttgcatattaatatacagtttacaaaatgtattgTTTTAAAAGGATGGTATATCAaaacattcaaatatattttaatgatatttgtaGGAAAAAATGTCAGGTGAATACAGTCGaagtgttttaaaaatagttgTTGCCCAGATCTGTCAGATGATAGGGTGGCATTCCATTAATTCTACGCCGTTAGAATTTATGGTAGATCTTATGCAAGAGTATATGTTACGTATCTCAAAGCTGACACATCAATATGCAGAAGTTTGTGAGTAgtgattatatcaattttggcaattattgctttttttatttctttatacagtttagcaaataaaaataataaacaagatttatattttagatgatattttttacattcttaagattttgttaatattaaatattttaaataagttattcttttatatttgttatagctagtaattaatgttttaattaatgtttatatacaatatgtacatagatattttgtatttatgatatttttactttgcaGTGGGAAGGACAGAGCCAAATCTTGATGATTTAGGACTAACATTTCAGCATATGAATATTGATATACAAGAATTAGCCGAGTATGTTAAAAATGTAGATTCTGTTCCATGTTCTGTACAGATACCAAAATATCCAGTTCGGCgtgaaaatcatttaaattttttaaaaccggGCAGTCGTGAAGTTGTCACTAGATCGGTGCATATACATGAACATTTACCAGCTATGTATCCAGATACCGAAGGTacgatgataaattatatattccataATGTGCAATAttcttcataataaaataattactttaatttatatttatatttatattgataatataatatataataaaattacagagGAATATGTACCAGATAAGAATGAAAGTTTAATGAATGGTACGGCAGATCTGACATCTAGCAGTGCGACATCATCAAGCAATTCGAATAACACATCACCTCATAGAATGTCACCGCAAGTAGTTTTCAAACGACCCGGCGATCCGATATCTTTCGAAAGTTCCATACCGAAGCGGACAAAAATTTTGGAGGAAGGTAGACCATTACGTGAAATAAGCAGCGTTATGATGACCACTTCCGGTTTTTTATCACCTGCGCGAGAAGGAAAATTACCTGAGGCAAGAACGCCGCATCAAGTGCGATCGGATTCGCCACAACCGAGTTCTTATCCGATGGTACCACCTGAATTGAAATGCGAAAAGAAACCGAAGAAGATTGTAAAGAAAGGGCCAGAGAATCGTAAGCTCGACAAAGAAAACAAGAAGAAGAAAGGCgcgaaagaattatttaagccGGATAAGATGGATGaaagtaagataaaaaaattggtcGGGATGAAGGAATTGGCCAAATTAAAGCCATTAAAGCCAGGTGGTGGTAAAGCACAATCTACTATGCTACAAGAACTTACGGCCAGTAGACCGTCCACACCGAAAATTGCGTCACCAAAGTTAGCCGTTGGTAGTTCGAAACCATCGAAAGTTGCGCAGCCGAAACTAAAGAGCGAGAAGACGATAGATTTGATAGATGATTCTCCTACTGttgaaaagaaagaggatACCATTGATAAATTACCGTCGGAACCGGataaacagaaattaaatatatttaagaagatATCGAAACCGCgtgaagaaaaagataaggaCAAAGAGATATCGGAACTGCATAAGTATAAAGATACTCTTGATTCGCGCGAGAACTCGCCAGAGTTAATAATAGATGTTGACAATATGGAAAAGCATATGCATCGTAACGATGTGGATGCGAAAGGAGGACGTGAAGAGAAAAGAACACCGCATACGCCGGATGTGCATGTGCAATCGGACGTTGATTTAGCAGATGTACAGAGTTCGGAGTCAGACGTTTATATATTCGACGATGCCGACATCTCACCGCCAGGTACGCCTAGCACGCCGAAAACTCCGGAATTGAATGTACCCACTGTACCAGAGCAAAagcgaaagaagaaagagaaaagtggCAAAAAGAAAGAACCTAAATTGAAGAGTCCAAAACAATGTGTCAGCCCAAAGAAGGTAGGATATATCATCATTATGTACTTAAGTATTATACATGCGcgtatatacaatatcaaaaatttacttaCTACAAACATGCATACTTATAGCTTCTTTAATTAACatgaaatcaattttgtctctagcaataattttttcattgtgtaccatactttttttctcacacGCTTCGAAGTTTTACTGTATGCTGGTGATCGCTATTTTTCAGACAAAGCTTCTGAATGATGCAGCAGAATTGGACATACCAGATCGACCAAAAACACCGCAGGCACCTGAGCCACCGTTACACAGAGAGCCACCTACTCTTCCGCCTACACTTCCGTTCCCCTTTTTCCCTACGTTTCCTTCGGCACCTGGTTTAATACCTCATCCAATGTTCACGCGATTTCCACTACCGTTGGGACGAGGTGGACCAGGTCCTCATCCTGCAATGCCCAATTTACCACTACCACCGCGCTTTCTCAATCCATCTATAAAGCCTGAGGACTTTGCATTGCCAAAAATTAAGCCGGTAGAACGTGAAAAGTTACTAATTCCCTCACCAGTCGAGTTAACATCTTCATCGATTCAAGGCGAAAATGAAAAAGCAGACAAAGAGAAGGTGGATAATAAACTTACGAAAATGTTTAAGCCAAATAAAGAATTGTCTTTCATGAAAGTACCTGAAAAGGTACCGCCTGTAGGCGCTTCACCGCCTATAGTGTCTGCACCTGTCGCACCGATCACGCTTGCTACACCAGTATCAGTTGCGCAAATATTACCatcgaaaaattctaaaacTGAAAAAACAGACAAGAATGATATGGTAAATTCGGTACGAGAACACATTCGAGATACCCAAATGTTTTGGctgtattttatcataaagatatttttggaGAATTGATGTTTGCTAATTGAATTGATTATATGTGCatgataatgtatttttctttacgcCTATCTGTCATACATTATAGTTTTATCCCAGCCAACACTAATTTGGTAGCTTTTgtgtgtttaattatttttatatttatagtattttttatatacaattttcagAAGTCTAaagaacataaaaaagaaaagaaagataaattaaagaaaaagaaggataaaaaagagaaacacaAAGATAAAGGCGAAAAAGTGaaggaaaagaaggaaaaggtTGAGAAACGCGAGAAGCTAGAAAAActtaaagaaaagaaggagaagaaagataaaaagaaggaaaagaatttaaataaaaaaaatatggtacTTTGTTAGCTTTTGAtaaggatataaaataacaatgataatgatattaaatagtaataagcaatttattatgtatgtattacaGAAAGAGGATAAAAATCCAGAAGCTGTtccaaaaataacattaaaattaggTACTGCTTCTCCTAGACCAACTACACCAGATAATACCCCTATGAAGAAAATGTAAgccattattcatatttttgttaacaattttatgtcagagaatttcaatctttattgttaacttttattatctttaagcAAAATTCTCGTCttgtaatattaacatttatttaaatttgttgatACATTTGCTTATCTGCACATCATTTGCTTATTGgaaacaaaaacttttatatcatgaaatttttgtattttttacaattcagCAAAATCctggtaaattttttataatatagttagttttttataatatatatagtttttctgACATAAATACAACCATTGACTACTTGTTTGTTTTGTGCAGAACTATTAAACCACTTGTGAAGAAATCTGATGAAGAGGTCAAGCGGGAACCTAGTCCAGAATTAGCGAAAATATCGGCATTGGTAACACGACCGCCAAAGCAGAAGTCAACAAGTAAGAAAACAGAGGAGGGAATATTAGATGGAAGTCCTGCTCTTCCTACAGACTCTTTCTCTGCTAATCTTACTAGCGTGCCACTTGCATCAATTCCTCGAGCAAAGAAATCTAATTTCCAAAGTCTATCTCAAAGTGAGCCAATACCTTCATCTCAATTTGACAATCCTCCTAAAGTCCTGAAACCTCTAATATCGCCACAACAACCACCGTATTATTTTGTAAGTATCCATTTTGTTACatgatatttacaataatgggaatcatttaaatttgcatcatGATACAAAAGATCTTAAAAtgttaacattataaatagcaATTTATGACAAAGAAATGGTGAATAAGTTGAACAAATTATCTATGTAGGAAAtagtatataaagtttttggAAGTTCGTGCAAATTCCtaatttcaaaacactatTCAGTCTTAAACGAAAATTCTTCTCTCCAACTACTTTAAAATcgcacaaaaaatttatataaatttccgaatttaagtaatatgattataatatgttaggaaaaaatatttttataaataaatcaatcaatagAGAAtacagagaaagagggagaaagagagagagagaaagaaagaaagagagagagtgcgtgcgtgtgcgtgtgcgtgggcgtgtgcgtgtatgtgtgtgcatggCGTGtgttttatgtgtgtgtgtgcgtgcgtggtATGtgaatgcgcgcgcgcgcgcgtgtgtgtgtgtgtatggtgtgtatatatataataatacagacAAATTTTAGTGTTGAAAAGAATAGATCAACATTAAATTTGTAGCAGCAAAATCTTACAAATCAATTCAAGTCATTATGACAAAGCAAATCAATTTAGGgggaatttgtttttaattatattacaattaattatattacattatattttcttgatatttttttctataatgagGAACCCAACCCATCaacattgttttaaatacaaaCCTATCCAAAAAttcctaattattttattttatactatctATGCATTTAGAATCTGTGGTGACGGTATCATgtctcctttttttccttcacGCTTTTGGTATATTGTtatgttgtataaattataaaaatgtagtaCACGTTCtcttttataactatatttagaTTTACTGTGTATTTTACGTtgcaatcattattttaatcaatttctttaacgTTATTGCTCGTAtttccatttctctctctatatcaATCTTGagtcttaaatatttcatcattcttacacaaattgaattttaaatatttgtcttattattccatttttacttttctaccctgtaaaatttataacatataaagagCTTTTCAGAAAagatcttaaataattaatttaaataatataaagttagatatatacaagatattatttattttacatacatattttatgatgctgaatttattttatacaaaaatatatacactcaTGTGCTCTTATATGCAGGTGACCCAAAATTTGGCTTAAAATGGTAtagcagaaaaaataaaagtatttacgattttttattacaagtaGTAGTTTTtgggatataataattaaaacatttttttgctaaaacatttattttttgagatatttgacCGTTCCAGAACTTTTGGCGTTcactatgtatatatgtgtgtataggAAGGGGCAAAAACCATTATATGTCCTTTTAATAGATTCTCCGATCAATTTGGGATCAATTTTTCCTTAGCGAAAATGTCGAGAAACGCTGTCATTTTTGCAAGTTACCCCAGAGAGGCTGTCATTTTTCCAATTACTCCAATGGTTTCcatcatatatctttataaacaaatcttaagtaaaaattatattaaggtAATTATTACTTGAAGggtaattattaagaaagaatatgatatatctctttttaatctcTTGAGTATACACAAAATTTggtttatgaaaattttaacatttcgagaaaaccttttttatttataatttttgtttataattcaaaaattattgatacttTGATTTTTACTAAGAAAGAATTGTTGTAAATTGATCAGAAAACCAATATTAACAGAACATTTAGTGGTTGTTAGAATACATGAATTGTGTACAAAAgctatatacttttaataaaaaaacgataGATTAAAAAGACCGATTTCTGCctcaaaaatgtaatataaattataaatgtaattatattacattttccacattatgttttatacatatataatatgtattataaaagtaatctgttttttttaattgctgaATATAACGATAACATTTGTTTATTCATCTAAATTGATTAGAAAGTgatcaaaatatgtttaaaaaaatatcaaaacaaatcttttttgatgatatcaaatatgattagtaatcattttatttcaattatttaattatttatattataatttattctgataattataatctctttttcgctaagaacattttaaaattaaatatctcaggAATGCTAAATCTAACATAGCAAtatgatgaataaaaatttttaaataatggtCAGTTTTTTTACTGAAAACTTCTTTTTAGATTAGAAgattagattataataaataaatttttacaattataaggatatcttataaaataaaaaaatagtgatcgttcatattattcttttatatggtttcattaagaaaaaaattttataaagattttatttttgacatttgatatcgatatttatatcggataaatatttttaaatactatatttaaCATCGAAAAATTCTcctgaaaaaatttcaatgataaTGAGTGAATTTAGAAATATGCTATATTACctctaataatgaaaaatgtaatataaaaaatagagagagaaaacattttatatgttaaaaattggattattttCAAACCGTTGAAACTcggcaaaaaaattatcgtagacaaaaaattaaaaaagatagtttgaaaattaaagtttcaactttaatgcgctatttgtaatttgaatctttttatctttcttgtcatatgcttttaaaaagaacacattgttttgtttatttaaattagtagTTAGTATCTTTGACAATATGCAGcatgatcaaaatatttctctcgagaaatttaaataaaataaaataaaattttaaataaaataaaattccatgaactataatcatttttttttttaatcaaattacacaattttgaaagtaaacttgtattttttagaaattcttttttagagCATACAACTGAAAagataaaactatttaaaaaaaaagaactatcGATATTATAGTCGATATAACTAACTCGATGTTGTAGTCGAAATTTTAAGCTTCAAAATCATAgacattgaaatataataatataattctatgtcTATGttcaaaatgctttcttaattttttgtctgCGATGATTTTTCGCCGAATATCGACATATTCAGTGATTAacaaagattatatatgtataacttcTGTTCTGCTTTTTAAGTAGAAATGGGCTCTTTTTATCCATTTTCTGCTTTAATCGATTGGTTATATTTTgggatattttaaatgtatataaattttttctgaatGGCACAGCAAATTTTTTGAGTTTGCTATTAATAGAATTGATTATATGCACATATGCAAATGTAAGCATTTCTTCATTTGCAAATaaacatttctcttctttgcaaatataaagtttttcattGAATAAGTAATATTGAATCAGATATGCATTTTAAGGATAAGAAAGCATTGGTCCTCGTCatgttatcatatttattacattaatatattttaaactacaTGATGCTCATACACaacatatagtatatatattatacttgtctcttcttattattacaaatttaaacagttaataaatgataaaataacaatcaatattttaatgaatttaacaaataaatatttacttgtaCAAGAAGAATGCAGAGTTTTTAGagatattactataaatatatgtatattgtgatatcatatatatcaaatatatcattttacctctaatataaagataatgtaTGTGTAACTAAATTGTtatcacataaattttatgccaCTTATTTGATACatcaataatatacatgtgtatgtgtgtgcgtgtgtgtgcgcgcgcgagtgtatatatatatatatatatatatatatatatatatatatatatatatatatatatatatatatcgcacgcgcgcgtacacacacgcgcgcgcgcacacacacacacacacatccacACAAGCTTCCACGTTTTTTTGCagcattaataatatgtaatataataattaataatatggtgTTAatgatatctataatttaataattaataacatataatttcttcttaatatatttttatatgccacaaaaagaaaataatttttttataatatatctgagttatgttaattaataatatatgcccaagcttttcattaatttcttttctctatttaGCAAGTTTGTAGTTGCATTAGTGCATATGTATTCTATACAAATGTTTAtaagatacaattttttaaatttatgtgctATCTCTGAATTTGGTGTTTACctattaattagtaatattagagcatgcattttttataaagtagaTATGTAactaatatcatttttaggtgttttttaattctaaattttattatgagaatttgGTCaagatataacaataaaaaattttttactcatttatttctttatttaataaaaaatatatatatatgtacgattTACTGATAGAtagtttacattaataaacgtatatttattttaacaaaaacagcaaaaagtataaaattagttgCATGAGATTTGcacgttataaaaatatttagcatcAAAGATCCGTTAGGAATATAACTGACGGTTTTAACGGTACAGAGGTGAAAGCAGACCCAGTTACTAAAAAGGATGATGCTAAAGAAGACAAAGAAAATGGCAGGAACATGTTACCTACAACACCAGCCACTACTGTGGTGAGTACGCTTTATACCCCTTTCAAAGAATGTTGCAAGGCATTTTCTGTTCGCCGAAGCTATgaataattagtttttatactttataatacgCTTATGTTGTACTATGATGTATACATCATATAACatgaagcaaaaaaaaatatatgtataaatattgaaatatctcgtctcgttaattattttgaataggatttacataaaaagctagaatatgatttaaagaatatatgcgtatcaaatattaaaaaagaagagacaaGTTCATCTCTGACACATGCCATTGTAAATCATTTCATCAAAATACATTAGTcccatatattatttaagactcaagaaattttgaaataatgcgAAAACGTATTTTCAAATACTACATAACATCTCAttgttatattgaaaatatttctttttgatg from Cataglyphis hispanica isolate Lineage 1 chromosome 11, ULB_Chis1_1.0, whole genome shotgun sequence encodes the following:
- the LOC126852975 gene encoding transcription initiation factor TFIID subunit 3-like isoform X3, producing the protein MSGEYSRSVLKIVVAQICQMIGWHSINSTPLEFMVDLMQEYMLRISKLTHQYAEVLGRTEPNLDDLGLTFQHMNIDIQELAEYVKNVDSVPCSVQIPKYPVRRENHLNFLKPGSREVVTRSVHIHEHLPAMYPDTEEEYVPDKNESLMNGTADLTSSSATSSSNSNNTSPHRMSPQVVFKRPGDPISFESSIPKRTKILEEGRPLREISSVMMTTSGFLSPAREGKLPEARTPHQVRSDSPQPSSYPMVPPELKCEKKPKKIVKKGPENRKLDKENKKKKGAKELFKPDKMDESKIKKLVGMKELAKLKPLKPGGGKAQSTMLQELTASRPSTPKIASPKLAVGSSKPSKVAQPKLKSEKTIDLIDDSPTVEKKEDTIDKLPSEPDKQKLNIFKKISKPREEKDKDKEISELHKYKDTLDSRENSPELIIDVDNMEKHMHRNDVDAKGGREEKRTPHTPDVHVQSDVDLADVQSSESDVYIFDDADISPPGTPSTPKTPELNVPTVPEQKRKKKEKSGKKKEPKLKSPKQCVSPKKTKLLNDAAELDIPDRPKTPQAPEPPLHREPPTLPPTLPFPFFPTFPSAPGLIPHPMFTRFPLPLGRGGPGPHPAMPNLPLPPRFLNPSIKPEDFALPKIKPVEREKLLIPSPVELTSSSIQGENEKADKEKVDNKLTKMFKPNKELSFMKVPEKVPPVGASPPIVSAPVAPITLATPVSVAQILPSKNSKTEKTDKNDMKSKEHKKEKKDKLKKKKDKKEKHKDKGEKVKEKKEKVEKREKLEKLKEKKEKKDKKKEKNLNKKNMKEDKNPEAVPKITLKLGTASPRPTTPDNTPMKKITIKPLVKKSDEEVKREPSPELAKISALVTRPPKQKSTSKKTEEGILDGSPALPTDSFSANLTSVPLASIPRAKKSNFQSLSQSEPIPSSQFDNPPKVLKPLISPQQPPYYFDRGGRQVWICPACGNQDDGSPMIGCDDCDAWYHWVCVGMQVPPADDEDWYCRFCIAKKQELLHDKKKKKRKKKVKVTA
- the LOC126852975 gene encoding transcription initiation factor TFIID subunit 3-like isoform X6, whose translation is MSGEYSRSVLKIVVAQICQMIGWHSINSTPLEFMVDLMQEYMLRISKLTHQYAEVLGRTEPNLDDLGLTFQHMNIDIQELAEYVKNVDSVPCSVQIPKYPVRRENHLNFLKPGSREVVTRSVHIHEHLPAMYPDTEEEYVPDKNESLMNGTADLTSSSATSSSNSNNTSPHRMSPQVVFKRPGDPISFESSIPKRTKILEEGRPLREISSVMMTTSGFLSPAREGKLPEARTPHQVRSDSPQPSSYPMVPPELKCEKKPKKIVKKGPENRKLDKENKKKKGAKELFKPDKMDESKIKKLVGMKELAKLKPLKPGGGKAQSTMLQELTASRPSTPKIASPKLAVGSSKPSKVAQPKLKSEKTIDLIDDSPTVEKKEDTIDKLPSEPDKQKLNIFKKISKPREEKDKDKEISELHKYKDTLDSRENSPELIIDVDNMEKHMHRNDVDAKGGREEKRTPHTPDVHVQSDVDLADVQSSESDVYIFDDADISPPGTPSTPKTPELNVPTVPEQKRKKKEKSGKKKEPKLKSPKQCVSPKKTKLLNDAAELDIPDRPKTPQAPEPPLHREPPTLPPTLPFPFFPTFPSAPGLIPHPMFTRFPLPLGRGGPGPHPAMPNLPLPPRFLNPSIKPEDFALPKIKPVEREKLLIPSPVELTSSSIQGENEKADKEKVDNKLTKMFKPNKELSFMKVPEKVPPVGASPPIVSAPVAPITLATPVSVAQILPSKNSKTEKTDKNDMVNSKSKEHKKEKKDKLKKKKDKKEKHKDKGEKVKEKKEKVEKREKLEKLKEKKEKKDKKKEKNLNKKNMKEDKNPEAVPKITLKLGTASPRPTTPDNTPMKKITIKPLVKKSDEEVKREPSPELAKISALVTRPPKQKSTSKKTEEGILDGSPALPTDSFSANLTSVPLASIPRAKKSNFQSLSQSEPIPSSQFDNPPKVLKPLISPQQPPYYFR